The Thermodesulforhabdaceae bacterium genome window below encodes:
- a CDS encoding folylpolyglutamate synthase/dihydrofolate synthase family protein, which translates to MQTHCPKSQDELDSYNRVLKELYLLQKIGIKFGLNRTEHILERLGNPHVGIKYIHVGGTNGKGSVVAIISSILKAHNYRVGSYTSPHLLRFTERIRINWQEIAPSRVVDLYKSVKSVLMPESPPTFFEFVTAMAFLYFKQENVDWGVIEVGMGGRLDCTNVITPQVSIITNVGFDHQEFLGTSLAAIAREKAGIIKPGVPVITAARQPVVQSIIKTTSSRLGSDLLVFGKDFNIRKNSPQTFHYQGWMRTFQNLTLPLIGEHQRENAALALAALEVLEERGVIELRENEVRTGLAETSWPGRAEIISRNPTIVLDGAHNPHGAESLKHILRTYFNYNKLYFIIGIMGDKDVRGILRRLLPQAEAVIFTRPRYSRAADPEGLKKIARSYISRCYVIPDVAQAIEYAKSEAGPNDLICITGSLYFIGEVKELFGEQADAVTSLSQ; encoded by the coding sequence TTAAGGAGCTTTACCTGCTTCAGAAAATAGGGATAAAGTTTGGGCTAAATCGCACCGAGCACATTCTGGAAAGGCTCGGTAATCCCCATGTCGGTATCAAATACATCCACGTTGGAGGAACTAACGGCAAAGGATCTGTCGTGGCGATAATCTCATCTATTCTTAAGGCTCATAACTATCGAGTTGGAAGTTACACATCGCCTCACCTGCTACGTTTTACAGAGCGGATCAGGATAAACTGGCAGGAAATAGCGCCGTCCAGAGTTGTTGATCTTTACAAATCGGTAAAATCCGTTTTGATGCCCGAATCCCCACCTACTTTTTTTGAATTTGTTACAGCAATGGCTTTCCTTTACTTTAAGCAGGAAAATGTTGATTGGGGAGTTATCGAAGTAGGAATGGGCGGACGACTGGATTGCACAAATGTTATTACTCCTCAAGTTAGCATAATAACCAACGTTGGCTTCGACCATCAGGAATTTCTTGGAACATCACTTGCCGCTATAGCTCGTGAAAAAGCTGGAATAATTAAACCTGGTGTCCCTGTTATAACGGCTGCCAGACAGCCCGTGGTCCAAAGTATAATTAAAACTACCTCTTCCCGTCTCGGATCAGATCTGCTGGTTTTTGGTAAAGATTTCAACATCAGAAAAAATTCTCCCCAGACCTTCCATTATCAAGGCTGGATGAGAACATTTCAGAATCTGACTCTGCCGCTTATAGGAGAACATCAGCGAGAAAACGCAGCTCTGGCCCTTGCAGCTCTGGAAGTTTTAGAAGAGCGGGGAGTGATTGAACTGAGAGAAAATGAAGTAAGAACTGGGCTTGCAGAAACCTCCTGGCCGGGAAGGGCTGAAATCATTTCACGAAATCCCACAATTGTGCTTGATGGAGCTCATAACCCTCACGGTGCTGAAAGTCTTAAGCATATACTTAGAACTTATTTTAACTACAACAAACTTTACTTTATCATTGGCATAATGGGTGATAAGGACGTGAGAGGGATCCTTAGAAGACTTCTACCTCAAGCTGAAGCTGTGATTTTTACCAGACCTCGCTATTCAAGAGCTGCCGATCCAGAAGGGTTAAAGAAGATAGCTCGTTCCTATATTTCCAGGTGTTATGTTATTCCTGATGTAGCTCAGGCGATCGAATATGCAAAGAGTGAAGCCGGGCCCAATGATCTAATTTGTATTACAGGGTCGCTTTATTTTATAGGCGAAGTTAAAGAATTGTTCGGTGAGCAAGCCGATGCCGTGACAAGCCTTTCCCAGTAA
- a CDS encoding putative peptidoglycan-binding domain-containing protein, with amino-acid sequence MKPEFEEHFQKVIQLEGGFRLIKNPTEETHTYAGIYRKIYPQWEGWKYIDKGETPPTELVRKFYYENFYQPLEGIENPEIRFSIFEFGVNAGLRKAIKIAQAVVGTSPDGILGPKTLAALNTVVPEDFIKSYLIARIKHYLDLANADPRKYGVYLRGWLNRAFKGVNV; translated from the coding sequence ATGAAACCAGAGTTTGAAGAACATTTTCAGAAGGTTATTCAACTTGAAGGCGGCTTTAGGCTTATAAAAAACCCTACAGAGGAGACTCACACTTATGCAGGTATTTATAGAAAGATTTATCCCCAGTGGGAAGGCTGGAAATATATTGATAAAGGAGAAACTCCGCCAACAGAACTCGTCCGTAAATTTTACTATGAAAACTTCTATCAACCCCTTGAAGGTATAGAAAATCCGGAAATAAGATTTTCTATATTTGAATTCGGTGTAAACGCCGGTTTAAGGAAGGCTATAAAAATAGCTCAGGCGGTTGTTGGGACATCTCCTGATGGTATTTTAGGACCAAAAACTCTTGCTGCGCTAAATACCGTAGTTCCTGAAGATTTTATAAAAAGTTACCTTATTGCAAGGATAAAACATTATCTTGACCTCGCAAATGCAGATCCTAGGAAATATGGCGTATATCTAAGAGGTTGGCTGAACAGGGCATTTAAAGGAGTGAATGTATGA
- a CDS encoding choice-of-anchor Q domain-containing protein yields the protein MNYNSSPAITNVTLSCNSAWYGGGIFNRNSSNPTLTNIILWGNSASVGQSIYNEGSTPSISYSNIQGCGGSGGGWQSACGVDGGHNIDQDPLFVDPSGGNLRLQAGSPAIDKGNNSAVPSGVTTDLDGNPRFVDGNGDGTATVDMGAFEYQSVYYTLQVTISGTGSGTVSATGCTLNWTGNTGTCTASHGTSITLSATPSSGSTFAGWSNGTGSASGCSGTGTCSFTITQNSSITATFNQSQGAVAVPTMTEWGMIMFMIIAGLGSVYYLRRRDI from the coding sequence ATGAATTACAATTCCAGTCCCGCTATTACTAATGTGACTCTTTCGTGTAACTCAGCGTGGTACGGTGGCGGGATTTTCAACAGAAATTCCAGCAATCCCACTCTTACTAATATCATCCTTTGGGGAAATAGTGCATCTGTAGGCCAAAGCATTTACAACGAAGGGAGTACACCGAGTATTTCCTACAGTAACATTCAGGGCTGTGGAGGTTCCGGTGGCGGATGGCAGTCGGCTTGCGGCGTAGATGGTGGACATAACATTGATCAGGATCCGCTATTTGTGGATCCATCAGGTGGCAATCTGCGCCTTCAAGCGGGATCGCCTGCTATTGATAAAGGAAACAACAGCGCTGTTCCCTCTGGCGTTACCACTGACCTTGACGGCAATCCCCGGTTTGTAGATGGTAACGGAGATGGCACTGCTACAGTGGACATGGGTGCTTTTGAATACCAGTCCGTATATTATACTCTCCAGGTGACAATATCCGGCACAGGAAGCGGCACGGTGAGCGCCACGGGTTGCACCTTGAACTGGACGGGGAATACGGGAACCTGCACGGCCTCTCATGGGACTTCCATAACCTTGAGTGCAACACCATCTTCGGGTTCTACCTTTGCAGGGTGGTCTAACGGGACGGGGTCTGCTTCGGGTTGTTCAGGCACAGGAACCTGCAGTTTTACGATAACCCAGAACTCCAGTATAACCGCCACCTTTAACCAGTCTCAGGGAGCGGTGGCAGTGCCTACGATGACTGAGTGGGGAATGATAATGTTTATGATTATTGCGGGTCTTGGTTCCGTTTACTACCTGAGAAGAAGAGACATTTAG
- the lptD gene encoding LPS assembly protein LptD — MTLMRKIPKLRVIGGRDEFPIRPYSIFGFLIFSFLFWGSQVFSGVSPSELPTPRDFHRDNLPWTLTADKIEYLKDEDAYKAEGRVVLQSGPRRIEADKGIFYKKEGLVKLESNVLLSYGEDWIRGDLVVWNLERQTGYVEHGKAYFAKNHFYVEAERIERLEGNEYTLDRGFVTTCTPVSPDWSIHYRHLYIPSDGMAKARNVVFQVGSVPVIFIPWVVVPVNTERHSGILRPVLGFSDLNGFMLEVPYYWAIDHNQDATFFGQMLQKRGFMGGVEYRWNDARWGEGIFLANYLHDLADTESVRAHGFSLDERDRYWIRGTALTDLPYDIKARLKLDMVSDRDFLNEFTRGSPSFEYTNSELRSFLGTELITDKSRTARESNAYFFKKGEDTDVSFNLHYFDENDPLLKDVTLQELPSFAFSIGSSPFSGLPLYYSVRSSIAQYWRDEGTRGTKIYAAPEISMSESIGSILNTKTTITLHNVLYKTDGDNDDSKGLDGRTVPVFATGANVKLERSYALDIWGIPSVTHTVSPEIAYEYAPKVNEKSVPSFDESKSIFYTNRIRYGIQSFLTANKNNSSEEWGRVNIFQYYRIGNQKVPFFENGLSSPFEKGEGFSDVYLDVEFTPHRYVDLSYTMAAAPEVPSVRQHDVLLSIQTFTGQRLGMEYRYRENTSVDELIAYLNWDVRPWLSLGTYHDYSFARHDMFKHGYSVTYRRDCWALSVSYELEGEDRRFFVSINLLGLGQAGVVGR; from the coding sequence ATGACCCTGATGAGAAAAATACCCAAGCTTCGGGTTATCGGCGGTAGGGATGAATTTCCAATCCGTCCTTATTCTATTTTCGGGTTTCTAATTTTTAGTTTTCTTTTTTGGGGATCCCAGGTTTTTTCTGGTGTGTCTCCTTCTGAGTTGCCCACCCCTCGAGATTTCCATCGAGACAATCTCCCGTGGACTCTTACAGCTGATAAGATTGAATATCTCAAGGATGAAGACGCCTATAAAGCTGAAGGGCGAGTTGTGCTGCAGTCTGGCCCAAGAAGAATTGAAGCCGATAAAGGGATTTTTTACAAAAAGGAAGGACTTGTAAAGCTTGAAAGTAATGTTCTGCTCAGCTATGGAGAAGACTGGATTAGGGGCGACCTGGTTGTGTGGAATCTTGAACGTCAAACTGGTTATGTTGAGCACGGTAAAGCCTATTTTGCAAAGAATCACTTTTATGTAGAAGCTGAGCGTATTGAACGATTGGAAGGAAATGAATACACTTTGGATCGGGGATTTGTAACCACTTGCACTCCTGTTTCCCCTGACTGGTCAATTCACTACAGACATCTTTATATTCCTTCTGATGGTATGGCAAAAGCCCGTAACGTTGTTTTTCAGGTTGGTTCGGTTCCTGTTATTTTTATTCCCTGGGTTGTGGTGCCGGTAAATACCGAACGTCACAGCGGGATATTACGACCTGTTTTGGGATTTTCCGATTTAAACGGCTTCATGCTGGAAGTTCCCTACTATTGGGCAATAGACCATAATCAGGACGCAACTTTTTTCGGTCAGATGCTTCAGAAGCGTGGGTTCATGGGAGGTGTTGAATACAGGTGGAATGATGCCAGATGGGGCGAAGGAATTTTTCTGGCTAATTATTTACATGACCTTGCCGATACGGAAAGTGTTCGCGCTCATGGGTTTTCGTTAGACGAAAGGGATCGATACTGGATAAGAGGAACTGCATTAACTGACTTGCCTTATGATATAAAAGCTAGACTGAAGCTTGATATGGTTAGTGATCGAGATTTTTTGAATGAATTTACTCGCGGCTCTCCTTCCTTTGAATATACAAATTCTGAACTGAGATCCTTCCTTGGAACTGAACTCATTACAGATAAATCTAGAACTGCTCGAGAATCAAACGCTTATTTCTTCAAAAAAGGGGAGGACACAGATGTGTCCTTTAATCTTCATTATTTTGATGAAAACGACCCTTTGTTAAAAGATGTTACGCTACAGGAACTACCTTCTTTTGCCTTTTCAATAGGATCTTCGCCTTTTTCGGGGCTTCCTCTTTACTACAGTGTGCGCTCTTCCATTGCTCAATATTGGCGAGACGAAGGAACTCGAGGCACCAAAATTTACGCTGCTCCGGAAATAAGTATGTCTGAGTCCATAGGTTCAATTCTAAATACTAAAACGACCATCACACTTCACAATGTCCTTTACAAAACGGATGGAGACAATGATGATTCAAAGGGATTAGATGGCAGGACTGTCCCGGTTTTTGCTACTGGAGCCAATGTGAAGCTGGAAAGAAGTTATGCCCTGGACATTTGGGGGATTCCATCGGTTACTCATACTGTAAGTCCCGAAATAGCCTACGAATATGCCCCGAAAGTTAATGAAAAGAGTGTGCCATCCTTTGATGAGTCAAAAAGCATTTTCTACACTAATAGAATTCGCTACGGTATTCAGTCATTTTTAACGGCTAATAAGAACAATTCAAGCGAGGAATGGGGCAGGGTAAATATTTTTCAGTATTACCGCATAGGGAACCAAAAGGTGCCCTTTTTCGAAAATGGTTTATCAAGCCCCTTTGAAAAAGGCGAAGGATTTTCGGATGTTTACCTGGACGTAGAATTTACTCCACATAGATACGTAGATCTTTCTTACACTATGGCGGCTGCGCCCGAAGTTCCATCTGTTAGACAGCACGATGTTCTGTTGAGCATACAAACATTTACCGGTCAGCGTCTTGGCATGGAATATCGCTATAGAGAAAATACCAGTGTTGATGAGCTTATTGCCTATCTTAACTGGGATGTGCGCCCCTGGCTTTCTCTGGGAACCTACCATGACTATTCCTTTGCCAGGCATGATATGTTTAAGCATGGCTACAGCGTTACATATCGACGAGATTGCTGGGCCTTGAGCGTTTCATACGAGCTTGAGGGAGAAGACAGACGATTCTTCGTTAGTATAAACCTTCTCGGACTTGGGCAAGCTGGTGTCGTAGGGCGTTAG
- a CDS encoding transposase, with protein MENRPVKEEYFALYVDATFLNVRRGSVGKEPVYVVVGINWDGAREVLGFWFFGSKGESATNWQEILGELKSRGLKRFKLLVADGLKGLKKAVLMEFPGTRSQLCVLHAVKGALIKESPPQPSPSTGREWKFPADGEGVKILQLTGMA; from the coding sequence ATGGAGAACCGTCCTGTTAAGGAGGAATATTTTGCGCTCTACGTAGATGCAACTTTTCTGAATGTAAGGCGTGGTTCTGTGGGAAAAGAACCTGTCTATGTGGTTGTTGGGATTAATTGGGATGGGGCAAGAGAAGTTCTTGGTTTTTGGTTTTTCGGTTCTAAAGGGGAGAGTGCCACCAATTGGCAGGAAATACTCGGTGAACTCAAATCAAGAGGGCTTAAAAGATTTAAGTTGTTAGTAGCTGACGGTCTAAAAGGACTTAAAAAGGCTGTTCTTATGGAATTTCCTGGGACACGATCCCAGCTTTGTGTGCTTCATGCTGTAAAGGGAGCTTTGATAAAGGAGTCCCCTCCTCAGCCCTCCCCGTCAACGGGGAGGGAGTGGAAGTTCCCCGCTGATGGGGAAGGTGTGAAAATTCTCCAGTTGACGGGGATGGCATGA
- a CDS encoding 3TM-type holin: MNLIGIGTIIETVGRIADDLITTDKERLELALKEQEIEAEILEKVHETNIEEAKHPSIFVAGWRPSIGWIGAISLGYQFVLYPLLTWLWKILQAKNIIPLNMDPPPTMESDILWTIIVGMLGIAGLRTYDKLRAVDTKRISR, from the coding sequence ATGAATCTTATAGGAATAGGAACGATAATTGAGACCGTTGGCAGGATTGCCGATGACCTTATAACCACAGACAAAGAAAGGCTTGAACTTGCTTTAAAGGAGCAAGAAATAGAAGCGGAGATTCTTGAAAAAGTCCATGAGACAAACATTGAGGAGGCAAAGCATCCCAGCATATTTGTTGCAGGCTGGAGACCCTCTATTGGGTGGATAGGTGCAATAAGCCTTGGTTATCAATTCGTTTTATATCCTCTTTTAACGTGGCTTTGGAAGATATTACAGGCAAAAAATATAATTCCCTTAAATATGGATCCACCTCCCACGATGGAATCAGATATACTATGGACAATTATTGTCGGGATGCTCGGAATTGCGGGATTAAGAACTTACGATAAATTAAGAGCTGTTGATACAAAAAGAATCAGCAGATAA